A window of the Pelagicoccus enzymogenes genome harbors these coding sequences:
- a CDS encoding glycoside hydrolase family 43 protein: MRFLVRTIISSCCLCGLGVLASAQTPTFTRNASVHDPSVIKVGDRFYVYGSHGASAWTDDLMNWTQVATSVFSGNPRHFANFNSDLSELVAWADANTLWAADVYQLDDGKYYYYYNVWTNYLNYRSYMGVAVSDTIEGPYSNVGEILRGGTGVTGFNPAVDPNTIDPTLYRDTEDNLWMTYGSYSGGIFVLEMDDTTGFQKPGQEWGTKILNGRGALIEGPFIDYNPETEYYYLFLSYGGLNSNDDYNMRVFRSRNPDGPFLDPAGNDPATAPVSGWRDYGQTFAGGWQFLPVPGELSQNPTGYLSPGHNSVIKDPATGKWFNFFHTRFLGRGEAHEIRIHQFFFNEDGWPVMAPHRYAGETQGSYTAQDVAGSYKAILHPKEINHSDWVPGGDPNPTFSTVVALSGDGSVSSADGDTWTMVDGQNIRITMDGVLYKGVVCEQWDNENKLWVMGFTAVGPDGRSLWGSELAIADRSGDLDPPELEPIADIALPMGESLDLSIVNKAPNPELTLEYKILKAPEGLQLNASTGGVSWTPLAAQLGSIHEVRIRLQDLFDPSIADDVHFYVYAAGGYEFQEASFDFEATGTGGILDSVGKSTGLTARLSGTGASYTVNDPNLTLDEANGQLLLKSTQADFNGQAGVASASAVGVAFSELGYTGSEDFSVTAQFAPIEGLESIDQVGVFVGSAANTLTRAGIFQGSSPEGLGVHTQSGTDNNATFNQSNFDLSDGLTVVIARESGEWSYLVDGVSVSPQAPNATFLDALSDLTAGVFAITPLNANAKTVGVDSLQVAILSDQLRQTRIQEWKTMHFGENPAAGIAGNDDDPDKDGRSNLVEYALGTDPMLADADVNGRIEVVNGKLVWTFTRLGDPALSYRVKASSLPGDANATAIWSSAVGDNEDGPVAVEAEVPAETGGKVFLQLEVDTVE; encoded by the coding sequence ATGAGGTTTCTCGTCAGAACCATCATCTCTTCTTGCTGCCTATGCGGTTTAGGCGTGCTTGCGTCCGCCCAAACGCCGACCTTCACCCGCAACGCGTCGGTGCACGACCCGTCGGTAATCAAGGTGGGGGATCGTTTCTACGTCTATGGCTCGCATGGAGCTTCCGCGTGGACGGATGACCTCATGAACTGGACGCAGGTCGCGACTTCGGTTTTCTCGGGGAATCCGAGGCACTTTGCGAATTTCAACAGCGACCTTTCCGAACTTGTAGCATGGGCCGATGCGAACACCTTGTGGGCGGCCGATGTTTACCAATTGGACGACGGCAAGTATTACTACTACTATAACGTTTGGACGAACTACCTCAACTATCGTAGCTACATGGGGGTTGCTGTTTCGGACACGATTGAAGGGCCGTATTCAAATGTTGGGGAGATATTGAGAGGGGGAACCGGGGTTACTGGATTTAATCCAGCCGTCGACCCCAACACCATCGACCCAACCTTGTATCGAGATACTGAGGACAATCTTTGGATGACCTACGGTTCCTATTCGGGCGGCATTTTCGTTTTGGAGATGGATGACACGACGGGGTTCCAAAAGCCCGGACAGGAGTGGGGGACGAAAATCCTGAATGGTCGCGGCGCCCTGATCGAAGGCCCTTTTATCGACTACAATCCGGAAACGGAATACTACTACCTCTTCCTTTCCTATGGCGGATTGAATTCAAACGACGACTACAACATGCGCGTCTTTCGCTCGCGCAACCCGGATGGACCCTTCCTCGACCCGGCGGGCAATGACCCTGCCACTGCTCCAGTCTCAGGCTGGCGCGATTATGGCCAAACCTTTGCGGGTGGCTGGCAGTTCTTGCCCGTCCCGGGCGAGCTTAGCCAAAACCCCACGGGCTACCTCTCGCCCGGCCACAACTCGGTGATCAAGGATCCGGCCACCGGCAAGTGGTTCAATTTCTTCCACACCCGCTTTCTCGGACGCGGCGAGGCTCACGAAATCCGCATTCACCAGTTCTTCTTCAACGAGGATGGCTGGCCAGTCATGGCCCCGCATCGCTACGCCGGAGAGACGCAGGGCAGCTACACCGCGCAGGACGTAGCCGGTTCCTACAAGGCAATCTTGCATCCCAAGGAGATCAACCACTCGGATTGGGTGCCCGGCGGGGATCCGAATCCTACGTTCTCTACCGTAGTGGCTCTGAGCGGCGACGGTAGCGTTTCGAGCGCCGATGGTGATACGTGGACCATGGTGGATGGGCAAAACATCCGTATCACCATGGATGGCGTGCTCTACAAGGGGGTGGTTTGCGAGCAGTGGGACAACGAAAACAAGCTTTGGGTGATGGGCTTCACCGCGGTCGGCCCGGATGGACGTTCCTTGTGGGGAAGCGAACTGGCGATCGCGGATCGCTCGGGCGACTTGGATCCGCCAGAGCTGGAACCCATCGCTGACATCGCCCTTCCCATGGGGGAATCCTTGGACTTGAGCATCGTCAACAAGGCTCCCAATCCCGAGCTCACTCTCGAGTATAAGATTCTGAAGGCCCCGGAAGGGTTGCAGTTGAATGCTTCTACGGGCGGCGTTAGCTGGACTCCCTTGGCGGCCCAGCTTGGCTCTATCCACGAGGTGCGCATCCGTCTGCAAGACCTCTTCGATCCGAGCATTGCGGACGATGTTCATTTCTATGTGTATGCAGCGGGTGGATACGAGTTTCAGGAGGCGTCTTTCGATTTCGAGGCGACTGGGACTGGAGGCATTTTGGACAGTGTTGGCAAGTCGACCGGTTTGACCGCTCGACTCAGCGGTACGGGCGCCAGCTACACCGTAAACGACCCGAACCTCACGCTCGACGAGGCTAACGGACAGCTATTGCTCAAGTCTACCCAAGCTGACTTCAACGGGCAAGCCGGGGTGGCCTCTGCGTCGGCGGTCGGCGTAGCTTTTTCCGAACTCGGCTATACGGGCTCGGAAGATTTCTCGGTGACGGCTCAGTTCGCGCCCATCGAAGGTTTGGAAAGCATCGACCAAGTCGGCGTCTTCGTGGGCAGCGCCGCGAACACGCTGACGCGTGCGGGCATCTTCCAGGGGTCTAGTCCCGAAGGCCTTGGCGTGCACACCCAGTCCGGCACCGACAACAATGCCACGTTTAACCAATCCAACTTCGACTTGAGCGATGGTCTCACGGTAGTGATCGCTCGCGAGTCAGGCGAGTGGAGTTACTTGGTCGACGGCGTATCCGTGAGTCCGCAGGCGCCCAACGCGACCTTCCTCGATGCCTTGAGTGACCTGACGGCTGGAGTTTTCGCGATTACTCCGCTCAATGCCAACGCCAAGACGGTGGGCGTGGATTCCTTGCAGGTCGCCATTCTTTCCGATCAGCTTCGCCAAACCCGTATCCAAGAATGGAAGACAATGCACTTCGGCGAAAATCCAGCTGCAGGGATCGCTGGCAACGACGACGATCCTGATAAGGACGGTCGCTCCAATCTCGTTGAGTATGCCCTCGGCACCGATCCCATGCTTGCGGACGCGGACGTCAACGGACGGATCGAAGTGGTGAATGGCAAACTGGTGTGGACCTTTACGCGCCTCGGCGACCCTGCCTTGAGCTATCGGGTAAAAGCAAGCTCGCTGCCGGGCGACGCGAATGCGACTGCCATTTGGAGCAGCGCGGTTGGCGACAATGAGGACGGACCGGTTGCCGTGGAGGCGGAAGTTCCTGCCGAAACAGGGGGCAAGGTCTTCCTGCAGCTCGAGGTCGATACGGTAGAGTAG
- a CDS encoding 3-keto-disaccharide hydrolase produces MKLKSLALSALLTVSSSLLQADNTTWIPLFDGKTLDGWTPKFAKHELGKNPYRTFRVEDGILKVSYEDYDSFDGQYGHLYSNQTYSHYRLRMEYRFEGKMMPDAPHYVNLNSGVMVHSQSPLSLGLDQSFPVSLEFQFLADEGKGPRSTGNVCTPGTNLEIDGQLVTQHIVKSSAPTFPAGEWVAIEIEVRGNEEIIHRVNGEEVLRYQKPQLDPKDGVEAAAPLLAAGAPLMLDHGHIALQAEGQGVWFRNIELLPLGE; encoded by the coding sequence ATGAAATTAAAATCCCTCGCCCTCAGCGCCTTGCTCACCGTTTCTTCCAGCCTCTTGCAGGCCGACAACACAACGTGGATTCCTCTATTCGACGGAAAGACCCTCGATGGCTGGACCCCAAAATTCGCCAAGCACGAGCTTGGAAAAAATCCCTACCGCACCTTCCGTGTAGAGGACGGCATCCTCAAGGTTTCCTACGAGGACTACGACAGCTTCGACGGACAGTACGGGCACCTCTACAGCAACCAAACCTACTCCCACTACCGCCTGCGCATGGAGTACCGTTTCGAAGGGAAAATGATGCCTGACGCCCCGCATTACGTGAACCTGAACAGCGGCGTCATGGTCCACTCCCAATCGCCCCTCAGCCTCGGACTGGACCAATCCTTTCCCGTCAGCCTCGAGTTCCAGTTTCTCGCCGATGAGGGCAAGGGCCCCCGCTCCACCGGCAACGTCTGCACCCCCGGCACCAACCTGGAAATCGACGGCCAGCTCGTCACCCAGCACATCGTAAAATCCTCAGCCCCTACTTTTCCAGCTGGCGAATGGGTCGCTATCGAAATCGAGGTACGCGGTAATGAGGAAATAATCCATCGCGTAAATGGCGAAGAAGTCCTGCGCTACCAAAAGCCGCAGCTCGATCCCAAGGACGGCGTAGAAGCCGCTGCCCCACTGCTAGCCGCCGGAGCGCCGCTCATGCTCGACCACGGACACATCGCCCTGCAAGCCGAGGGCCAAGGCGTCTGGTTCCGCAACATCGAGCTGCTCCCGCTAGGGGAGTAG
- a CDS encoding DUF3299 domain-containing protein: MNFSMTKGLALVSLLLALASVASGKEYQKVGFDLLAAKSYDPEAPEADKKVVVRDDEEYLKQYVLDSVLALDGKPVEITGYMMPISVKGEKVSEFLLMPDTGACCYGQMPAFNSFVFAQAKKGAHLLDNVPIRVRGKLKVEEVWQTGFFSHLYHLQVDEVVIGFGELPPPSDFGL, from the coding sequence ATGAATTTTAGCATGACGAAAGGCTTGGCCCTTGTTTCGCTGCTGTTGGCGCTGGCAAGCGTGGCGAGCGGCAAGGAATACCAGAAGGTTGGCTTTGATCTGTTGGCGGCCAAAAGCTACGATCCGGAGGCTCCCGAGGCCGACAAGAAGGTCGTGGTGCGCGACGACGAGGAGTACTTGAAGCAGTACGTCTTGGACAGCGTCTTGGCCCTCGATGGCAAGCCGGTGGAGATCACCGGCTACATGATGCCGATTTCGGTGAAGGGGGAGAAGGTAAGCGAGTTTTTGTTGATGCCCGACACGGGGGCTTGCTGCTACGGCCAGATGCCCGCTTTCAACAGCTTCGTTTTCGCCCAAGCCAAGAAAGGCGCCCACTTGCTGGACAACGTGCCGATTCGCGTGCGCGGAAAGCTCAAGGTGGAGGAAGTCTGGCAAACCGGCTTTTTCAGCCACCTTTACCATTTGCAGGTAGACGAAGTGGTGATCGGTTTCGGCGAGTTGCCGCCTCCTTCTGATTTTGGTCTCTAG
- a CDS encoding ABC transporter permease encodes MSPLRIAMKGLRSRAVSSSVTAGSMALSVCLLLLVWGFKVEAERSFAASDGGFDAVLGPRGSKLQIVLNALYHLDESPGLMLWSDYEQIKANRMVAAAYPIAVGDNYRGIRLVGTVPEYLAEHEYREGYGFEFEGDGRVFANGQFEAVVGSQAAKQLKLGMGDTFHPYHGLQYDVNARHEELYEVVGVLEPTGTPADRVIWIPVAGVQNMSGHAAAAANSVSAALVKFHPGARTAGFQLDMMYNKRGDRLTLAWPASQSVLRLFEKLGWFDFALRAIAVLVAVIAAAGVTATLYNAMSERRRDIAVWRALGARRRVVFGIATLESLGIAVCGLLAGMVLYLLVGYVLAGFVRDRAGVVLELLTPNAAFWAVPLGVLLIGFLAGVAPAVKAYTVDVRKNLS; translated from the coding sequence ATGAGTCCGCTGCGAATCGCGATGAAGGGGCTGCGCAGCCGAGCGGTCAGCAGTTCAGTGACGGCGGGCTCGATGGCCTTGTCGGTGTGCTTGCTGCTGCTGGTGTGGGGCTTCAAGGTGGAGGCGGAGCGCAGCTTTGCCGCTTCGGACGGCGGCTTTGACGCGGTGCTGGGGCCGAGGGGCTCCAAGCTGCAGATCGTGCTGAACGCGCTCTACCATCTGGACGAGTCGCCCGGCTTGATGCTTTGGAGCGACTACGAGCAGATTAAGGCGAACCGCATGGTGGCGGCCGCCTATCCGATCGCGGTGGGCGACAACTATCGCGGTATTCGCTTAGTGGGTACGGTTCCGGAATACTTGGCGGAGCACGAGTACCGCGAGGGGTATGGATTCGAATTTGAGGGTGACGGGCGCGTTTTTGCCAACGGCCAGTTCGAGGCAGTGGTGGGCAGCCAGGCTGCCAAGCAATTGAAGCTGGGGATGGGGGATACCTTTCATCCGTATCACGGTCTTCAATACGACGTGAACGCGCGTCACGAGGAGCTTTACGAAGTGGTGGGCGTTTTGGAGCCTACCGGCACTCCGGCGGATCGGGTGATCTGGATTCCGGTGGCTGGCGTGCAAAACATGAGCGGACACGCTGCCGCGGCCGCGAACTCCGTGAGCGCGGCGTTGGTAAAATTCCATCCGGGGGCTCGCACGGCGGGCTTTCAGCTGGACATGATGTACAACAAGCGGGGGGACCGTTTGACTTTGGCCTGGCCGGCTAGCCAAAGCGTTTTGCGGCTCTTCGAGAAGCTCGGCTGGTTCGACTTCGCCTTGCGGGCGATCGCGGTGCTGGTGGCGGTGATCGCGGCGGCGGGCGTGACGGCGACGCTTTACAACGCGATGAGCGAACGGCGGCGGGACATTGCGGTTTGGCGAGCCTTGGGGGCGCGGCGTCGCGTTGTCTTTGGGATCGCGACCTTGGAGTCGCTGGGAATCGCTGTATGCGGCCTGCTGGCCGGTATGGTTTTGTATTTGCTCGTTGGTTACGTCCTGGCGGGATTCGTGAGGGATCGGGCAGGCGTGGTCTTGGAGCTTCTAACTCCAAACGCCGCGTTTTGGGCGGTGCCGCTCGGAGTATTGCTCATTGGTTTCTTGGCGGGAGTTGCCCCGGCAGTGAAAGCCTACACAGTGGATGTCAGAAAGAATTTGTCATGA
- a CDS encoding ABC transporter ATP-binding protein: MALLEIEDLVMAYSGKAQPVLSVPRFSLEAGKQVAVKGPSGCGKTTFLHLIAGIVAASAGRISLGDTVVTDLGEAARDRFRARNIGYVFQSFHLMRDFTCLENVELGMSFGAKLDRDFAKSLLERVGLAERIGYRASELSIGQQQRVALARALANRPRLVLADEPTGSLDQETGERAIGLLREMCEENGASLLVVSHDLSIVDRFERKIDFRELNEALSRSEEAAR, translated from the coding sequence ATGGCTTTGTTGGAGATCGAGGATTTAGTGATGGCTTACAGCGGGAAGGCGCAGCCGGTTTTGTCGGTGCCGCGGTTCTCGCTGGAGGCGGGGAAGCAGGTCGCGGTCAAGGGGCCGAGCGGCTGCGGGAAGACGACTTTTCTGCACCTGATCGCGGGGATTGTCGCTGCGAGCGCGGGCCGGATTTCCTTGGGCGATACGGTGGTGACAGATCTAGGCGAAGCGGCTCGCGACCGGTTTCGGGCCCGTAATATCGGTTACGTATTCCAGAGCTTTCATCTGATGCGGGACTTCACCTGCTTGGAAAACGTGGAGTTGGGTATGTCTTTCGGTGCGAAGCTGGATCGAGACTTTGCGAAGTCCTTGCTGGAGCGGGTCGGTCTGGCGGAGCGGATTGGCTACCGGGCTTCGGAGCTGTCGATCGGGCAGCAGCAACGGGTAGCATTGGCTCGGGCTTTGGCGAACCGGCCGCGCTTGGTTTTGGCTGACGAGCCGACCGGGAGCCTCGACCAGGAAACGGGCGAGCGAGCAATCGGCCTCTTGCGGGAGATGTGCGAGGAGAATGGGGCCTCGCTCCTGGTAGTGAGCCACGACCTTTCAATCGTGGATCGCTTCGAGCGGAAGATCGACTTTCGCGAGTTGAACGAAGCCCTTTCCCGAAGCGAGGAGGCAGCCCGATGA
- a CDS encoding TonB-dependent receptor: MRTTHYLLATTALLSLELGPSVAFGDADTIDLKAVVITASPFVTSKEELVVPAGELTGESLRRSAESSLGATLSGEPGVRSTYYGPGAGRPVIRGFDGDRIRILNQGTDSFDVSQTSPDHGVSIEPLFAHDIEVVRGPASLLYGNAAIGGVVNVMGKELPRERALKPFAGQSETFYGSVSDEKSVGAAFQGGQGNFAWSLGFLDRQSNDFEIPGFAESLYQMEAEEHEHDHDHGEEEDHDHEEGEHEDEDHDDHEEPVFGVLENSFVDTRSGYVGLAWFGDRGSLAVSYSEYASDYGVPGHSHAHEHEEEHEEGEEHEEEEHEEHDEEGVTIDLDQSRFALRGELLDPVDFLESLELDLTFGDYTHSELEGEEVGTVFERDGYELRLTGVHSPVGDFTGAFGFQAKVDDFSAVGEEAFIPSSETSQYGIFLMERLNQEWGAWEFGARLESVEIDPVDVSLEDSSFDTVNASAGLVRRLSENSVLSANLVYAERAPNASELYAFGPHVGTQSFEIGDVTLGKESSTSVDLSYRLTAGKITGEVTAFYSDFSDYVYLRFLDHEDAEEMYGELDTHGLNVYQATAVDAKFYGFEIDLRYHLLDEADRAMHLDLLYDQTRATNESFNTNLPRIPARRLGLRCEYAFGPWLWGAEGRWHDRASHLGPNQLPTDSYTLWGADARFRMHASDTATVDLFVVGTNLSDEEARPHTSFLKDLAPMPGRSFKLGVRTSF; encoded by the coding sequence ATGCGAACGACGCACTACTTATTGGCTACGACTGCTCTGCTCTCGCTGGAGCTTGGTCCTTCGGTCGCTTTTGGCGACGCGGACACGATTGATTTGAAAGCGGTGGTGATCACTGCCAGCCCGTTTGTCACGAGCAAGGAGGAGCTGGTTGTGCCGGCGGGAGAGTTGACGGGGGAATCGCTGCGTCGCTCCGCGGAGTCGTCGCTGGGGGCCACTTTGTCGGGCGAGCCGGGAGTGCGTTCGACTTATTACGGCCCGGGAGCGGGGCGTCCGGTGATCCGGGGCTTTGACGGGGATCGCATTCGCATCCTCAATCAGGGAACCGACAGTTTTGACGTATCGCAGACCAGTCCCGATCATGGGGTGAGCATCGAGCCGCTCTTTGCCCACGACATCGAAGTGGTGCGCGGCCCGGCATCGCTGCTTTACGGAAATGCGGCCATCGGCGGGGTGGTCAATGTAATGGGCAAGGAGCTTCCCCGCGAGCGGGCTTTGAAGCCGTTTGCCGGGCAGTCTGAAACCTTTTACGGATCGGTTTCCGACGAGAAGTCGGTGGGAGCCGCTTTTCAGGGAGGGCAGGGAAACTTCGCTTGGAGCCTTGGCTTTCTGGACCGCCAGTCGAATGACTTCGAAATTCCCGGCTTCGCGGAGTCGCTCTACCAAATGGAGGCGGAGGAGCACGAGCATGACCACGATCATGGCGAGGAAGAGGACCACGATCACGAAGAGGGTGAGCACGAAGACGAAGATCATGACGATCACGAGGAGCCGGTTTTTGGAGTTCTGGAAAACAGCTTTGTGGACACGCGCTCTGGCTACGTCGGCCTGGCGTGGTTTGGCGATCGCGGTAGCTTGGCTGTCTCCTACTCCGAATACGCGAGCGACTACGGCGTGCCTGGTCATTCCCACGCTCACGAACACGAGGAGGAGCACGAGGAAGGCGAAGAGCATGAGGAAGAGGAGCACGAAGAGCACGATGAAGAGGGCGTCACCATCGATCTCGACCAGTCTCGCTTCGCCCTGCGTGGAGAGCTGCTCGATCCGGTGGACTTCTTGGAGAGCCTGGAGCTCGACCTGACTTTTGGCGACTACACGCACAGCGAGTTGGAAGGCGAGGAAGTGGGCACTGTTTTCGAGCGCGACGGCTACGAGCTGCGCCTGACGGGCGTTCACAGTCCGGTGGGCGACTTCACGGGAGCCTTCGGCTTTCAAGCGAAGGTGGACGACTTTTCGGCAGTGGGAGAGGAAGCTTTCATCCCGAGTTCCGAGACCTCGCAATACGGCATCTTTCTCATGGAGCGTCTCAACCAGGAGTGGGGCGCGTGGGAGTTTGGGGCACGTCTCGAGAGCGTCGAAATCGATCCGGTCGACGTCAGTCTGGAGGATAGCAGCTTCGATACGGTGAACGCTTCCGCCGGCTTGGTTCGCCGACTGAGCGAGAACTCGGTCCTCTCGGCCAACCTCGTTTACGCGGAGCGTGCTCCGAACGCGAGCGAGTTGTACGCCTTTGGTCCCCACGTGGGAACTCAAAGTTTCGAGATCGGCGATGTAACGCTCGGCAAGGAGTCGTCGACCAGCGTGGACCTTTCCTACCGGTTGACGGCGGGCAAGATCACTGGCGAGGTGACGGCGTTCTATTCGGATTTCAGCGATTACGTTTACCTGCGTTTCTTGGATCATGAAGATGCCGAAGAGATGTATGGGGAACTGGATACGCATGGGCTCAACGTTTACCAAGCTACGGCAGTGGACGCTAAGTTCTACGGCTTCGAAATCGACCTGCGCTATCACCTGCTCGACGAAGCGGATCGCGCCATGCACCTCGATCTGCTCTACGACCAAACTCGGGCGACCAACGAAAGCTTTAACACGAACCTGCCGCGCATCCCGGCCCGTCGCCTTGGCTTGCGCTGCGAATACGCCTTCGGGCCATGGTTGTGGGGCGCGGAAGGGCGTTGGCATGACCGCGCGTCTCACCTCGGCCCCAATCAATTGCCGACCGACAGCTACACGCTCTGGGGAGCCGACGCTCGATTCCGTATGCACGCGAGCGATACGGCGACTGTGGATCTCTTTGTGGTAGGTACGAATCTCAGCGACGAAGAAGCACGCCCGCACACTTCGTTCTTGAAGGACCTTGCTCCGATGCCGGGCCGGAGTTTCAAGCTCGGCGTTCGCACGAGCTTTTAG
- a CDS encoding response regulator: MLGVLCCALVLVLGVCVAISRRSERKLRDAQALSELERLRSKLMERLLEESVQRVEELENERHESRALLNMRLSEMKDLERKVAKNSEMGRAMLNILDDAQRARQAAESANAAKSQFLANMSHEIRTPMNGVLGMMQLLLDTELNEEQLEYAESTYASAEALLVIINDILDFSKMEVGKMKLDPHPFDLISLTDDVVGLLASRVSEKKVEIRTQIDPAVPSLLVGDSHKLRQVLLNIAGNAIKFTTEGSVDISIRLLKRRGSEVVVEYSIRDTGIGIPEDKIGKLFSSFMQVDDSHTRIFGGTGLGLAISKRLVDLLGGTLEVESSLGEGSCFSFQIPMEKQPKGVALQQAMPVEMLKRRFIVVTEKASLFADSICQHLRSWGCFNVKVVHPRSGEAWKDRLEGDAEGVDLVIVENDFTEESLVDFVAFWQHGASGEGPDILLAEEFGRKLEPALLAKVDGVIRKPIRQSQLVKTLASVLDGERPSKVKEAKPKPAPSENAATGSAKILVVDDNAINSKIVSRFLKKLGFEYGSVGNGEEALSAIENNDYDLVLMDCQMPVMDGYEASRRIREFPSEKREIPIVALTANALEGDRERALESGMDDYLSKPLKVDELKRVLAVHLPESSRRN; the protein is encoded by the coding sequence ATGCTAGGAGTTCTGTGTTGCGCCCTTGTGTTGGTCCTGGGCGTTTGCGTCGCCATCTCGCGACGGAGCGAACGCAAGCTGCGCGACGCCCAAGCTCTCAGTGAGCTCGAGCGCTTGCGGTCGAAGCTGATGGAACGCTTGCTCGAGGAAAGCGTGCAACGCGTCGAGGAGCTGGAGAATGAGCGGCATGAATCGCGGGCCCTTCTGAACATGCGCTTGTCGGAGATGAAGGACTTGGAGCGCAAGGTGGCTAAGAACAGCGAGATGGGTCGCGCCATGCTGAATATTTTGGATGATGCCCAGCGAGCCCGCCAAGCGGCGGAAAGCGCCAATGCGGCCAAGAGCCAGTTTCTGGCAAACATGAGTCATGAGATTCGCACTCCGATGAACGGGGTTCTTGGGATGATGCAGTTGCTTTTGGATACGGAATTAAACGAGGAGCAGCTTGAGTATGCGGAATCTACATACGCATCGGCTGAGGCCTTGCTCGTGATCATAAACGACATTCTTGATTTCTCGAAGATGGAAGTGGGCAAGATGAAGCTCGATCCGCATCCCTTCGACTTGATCTCGCTGACCGATGATGTGGTGGGCTTGCTGGCGAGTCGGGTCTCCGAAAAGAAGGTAGAGATTCGCACCCAGATCGACCCGGCAGTTCCCAGCTTGTTGGTGGGGGACAGCCACAAGCTGCGGCAAGTGCTGCTCAACATAGCCGGCAACGCGATAAAGTTTACTACGGAAGGTTCGGTCGATATATCGATCCGACTTCTCAAGAGGCGTGGGAGTGAAGTTGTCGTTGAATACTCGATACGTGACACGGGGATCGGCATCCCGGAGGATAAAATCGGAAAACTCTTTAGCTCTTTCATGCAAGTAGACGATTCCCACACTCGGATTTTTGGCGGCACTGGGTTGGGATTGGCCATCTCCAAGCGATTGGTCGACTTGCTGGGGGGAACGTTGGAGGTGGAAAGCTCGCTCGGCGAGGGGTCTTGCTTCAGCTTCCAGATTCCCATGGAAAAGCAGCCCAAGGGGGTGGCTTTGCAACAAGCCATGCCGGTGGAGATGCTGAAGCGTCGTTTTATCGTCGTGACGGAGAAGGCTTCGCTTTTCGCAGATTCGATTTGCCAGCATTTGCGGAGTTGGGGTTGCTTCAACGTCAAGGTGGTTCACCCGCGTTCGGGCGAAGCTTGGAAGGATCGCTTGGAGGGGGATGCTGAGGGAGTTGACCTTGTAATCGTCGAAAATGATTTCACGGAGGAGTCGCTCGTAGACTTTGTCGCGTTTTGGCAGCACGGCGCTTCCGGTGAGGGGCCAGATATTTTGCTCGCAGAAGAATTTGGGAGGAAGCTTGAACCCGCCTTGCTCGCGAAGGTGGACGGCGTAATCAGAAAGCCGATACGTCAAAGTCAGTTGGTCAAAACCCTTGCAAGTGTGCTCGATGGCGAGCGGCCCAGCAAGGTGAAGGAGGCGAAGCCGAAACCTGCCCCCAGCGAAAACGCGGCAACGGGTTCAGCGAAGATTTTGGTGGTCGACGATAACGCGATCAATTCCAAGATCGTTTCCCGGTTCTTAAAGAAGTTGGGGTTTGAATACGGTTCGGTCGGAAATGGGGAGGAAGCCCTCAGCGCTATCGAAAACAACGACTACGACCTCGTGCTCATGGATTGTCAGATGCCGGTGATGGATGGCTACGAGGCTTCTCGCCGCATTCGCGAGTTTCCGAGCGAAAAGCGGGAGATCCCGATTGTCGCCCTCACCGCCAACGCCTTGGAAGGGGATCGGGAGAGAGCCCTAGAGTCGGGAATGGATGACTATCTTTCCAAGCCGCTAAAAGTCGACGAGTTGAAGCGGGTGCTCGCGGTCCATTTGCCAGAGAGCTCCCGCCGTAACTAA